One window of the Shewanella khirikhana genome contains the following:
- a CDS encoding U32 family peptidase: protein MKTSLGPLLYCWEKDKVSDFYQHVAQSDIELVYLGEAVCSRRRELRSSDYLELAKMLKGSGKQVVLSTLALIEAAGELSELKKQVNNGEFMIEANDMAAVGYAREAGVPFVCGPHINLYNAASIQKLADWGMQRFVMPIELSKDWLAKVLEQLGGKPQRPEVEVLGHGHLPLAHSARCFTARHKGLAKDGCQTICREHSKGLLVQTQESQPLLRLNGIQTQSAACVNLAGQWAEMQAMGVDWFRISPASATLPTLDIHTPVTADECNGYWFGEAGFSRSTG, encoded by the coding sequence TTATCAGCATGTTGCCCAAAGCGACATTGAGCTTGTGTACCTCGGCGAAGCCGTATGCAGCCGCAGGCGTGAACTCAGAAGCAGCGACTATCTTGAGCTTGCCAAAATGCTCAAAGGCAGCGGCAAGCAGGTGGTGCTGTCAACGCTGGCGCTGATTGAAGCCGCCGGCGAGCTCAGTGAGCTTAAAAAGCAGGTTAACAATGGCGAGTTTATGATTGAAGCCAACGACATGGCGGCGGTGGGTTATGCCCGCGAGGCCGGCGTGCCCTTCGTTTGTGGCCCCCATATCAATCTCTATAATGCCGCCAGTATTCAAAAGCTTGCCGACTGGGGCATGCAGCGCTTTGTAATGCCGATCGAGCTTTCAAAAGACTGGCTTGCCAAGGTGCTTGAGCAGCTTGGCGGCAAACCGCAGCGCCCCGAGGTGGAAGTGCTCGGCCATGGCCATCTGCCACTGGCGCACTCGGCCCGCTGCTTTACCGCCCGTCACAAGGGGCTTGCCAAAGATGGCTGCCAAACCATTTGCCGCGAGCACAGCAAGGGATTGTTGGTGCAAACCCAGGAGTCGCAGCCACTGCTGCGCTTAAATGGTATTCAGACCCAGTCGGCGGCCTGCGTTAATCTGGCCGGACAATGGGCCGAGATGCAGGCAATGGGGGTGGATTGGTTTAGGATCTCCCCGGCCTCAGCGACCCTGCCAACGCTCGATATCCATACGCCGGTGACGGCGGATGAGTGCAATGGTTATTGGTTTGGCGAAGCAGGCTTTAGCCGCTCCACAGGCTAA